From Haemorhous mexicanus isolate bHaeMex1 chromosome 13, bHaeMex1.pri, whole genome shotgun sequence, a single genomic window includes:
- the SLC24A5 gene encoding sodium/potassium/calcium exchanger 5 isoform X2, translated as MGIGGNKQKLSQQKKGNGTRCILSSSSEFPEGFFTPQERKDGGIVIYFIIILYMFLAVSIVCDDYFLPSLEIISECLGLSQDVAGATFMAAGSSAPELVTAFLGAFVTKGDIGVSTILGSAIYNLLGISAACGLFSSVVSRLSCWPLFRDCLAYTISAAAVLAMISDSRIYWYESASLLLIYGCYILVLCFDIKINQYLMKKFSPCCACFTKAMEESAEQQPLVGWRDESGPLIRQQSRTDSGIFQDELDYSQLSTSLHGLDEISEDHPNVFTMPEADMKRILWVLSLPIITLLYLTIPDCRRQFWRNWFMVTFLISAAWISAITYVLVWMVTIAGETLGIPESVMGLTLLAAGTSVPDTVASVLVARKGNGDMAMSNIVGSNVFDMLCLGIPWFIKTAFINTSGPIEVNSSGLTYTAISLICSVGFIFLAVHLNGWKIDKKLGTICLVLYLVFTVLSILYELGIIGNNPTRVCGN; from the exons ATGGGAATAGGTGGGAATAAGCAGAAATtgtcacagcagaaaaaag GAAACGGGACGCGTTGCATCCTCTCGTCTTCATCGGAGTTTCCTGAAGGATTTTTCACACCACAGGAGAGGAAGGATGGAGGAATCGTTATCTACTTCATAATTATACTGTACATGTTTTTGGCCGTGTCCATTGTGTGTGATGATTACTTCCTACCTTCCCTAGAGATCATCAGTGAAT GCCTTGGCCTCTCACAAGATGTAGCTGGAGCAACTTTTATGGCTGCTGGAAGCTCTGCTCCAGAGCTTGTCACTGCTTTTCTAG GAGCTTTTGTGACAAAGGGAGATATCGGCGTCAGCACCATCCTTGGATCAGCAATATATAATCTTCTCGGTATTTCTGCAGCTTGTGGGCTGTTTTCCAGTGTG GTTTCGAGGCTATCCTGTTGGCCGCTGTTCAGAGACTGTCTGGCATATACCATCAGTGCAGCAGCGGTCCTTGCGATGATATCTGACAGCAGAATTTACTG GTATGAAAGTGCATCCCTATTATTGATATATGGGTGTTATATTCTGGTACTATGTTTTGACATTAAAATCAACCAATACCTCATGAAAAAGTTCAGTCCCTGCTGCGCATGTTTTACAAAAGCCATGGAAGagagtgcagagcagcagccactggtTGGATGGAGGGACGAGAGTGGACCTCTAATTCGTCAACAGTCAAGAACAGACAGTGGAATTTTTCAAGATGAGCTGGACTACTCTCAACTTTCAACAAGCTTACATGGGCTCGATGAAATCTCTGAAG ATCATCCAAATGTCTTTACCATGCCTGAAGCAGATATGAAGAGAATTTTGTGGGTGTTATCCCTTCCTATTATCACACTACTGTATTTAACTATACCAGATTGCAGAAGACAGTTTTGGAGGAACTGGTTCATGGtgacatttttaatttcagcagCATGGATTTCTGCAATAACTTATGTTCTTGTATGGATGGTAACAATAGCAG GTGAAACTCTGGGAATCCCAGAGTCAGTCATGGGTCTCACACTACTCGCAGCAGGAACAAGTGTACCAGATACAGTTGCAAGTGTGCTGGTGGCTCGAAAAG GAAATGGAGATATGGCTATGTCTAACATTGTAGGATCCAATGTATTTGATATGCTGTGTTTGGGAATACCCTGGTTTATAAAAACTGCCTTCATAAATACATCAGGACCCATAGAAGTGAACAGCAGTGGTCTGACATACACAGCCATTTCTCTTATCTGttctgttggttttatttttctggcagTTCACCTGAATGGCTGGAAAATAGATAAAAAATTGGGAACAATTTGTCTTGTCCTGTACTTAGTATTTACTGTATTATCAATTTTATATGAACTTGGCATCATAGGAAACAATCCTACAAGGGTCTGTGGTAACTAG
- the SLC24A5 gene encoding sodium/potassium/calcium exchanger 5 isoform X1: protein MRAGARRRAALVLLAALAAWGARAQRPGDPAGNGTRCILSSSSEFPEGFFTPQERKDGGIVIYFIIILYMFLAVSIVCDDYFLPSLEIISECLGLSQDVAGATFMAAGSSAPELVTAFLGAFVTKGDIGVSTILGSAIYNLLGISAACGLFSSVVSRLSCWPLFRDCLAYTISAAAVLAMISDSRIYWYESASLLLIYGCYILVLCFDIKINQYLMKKFSPCCACFTKAMEESAEQQPLVGWRDESGPLIRQQSRTDSGIFQDELDYSQLSTSLHGLDEISEDHPNVFTMPEADMKRILWVLSLPIITLLYLTIPDCRRQFWRNWFMVTFLISAAWISAITYVLVWMVTIAGETLGIPESVMGLTLLAAGTSVPDTVASVLVARKGNGDMAMSNIVGSNVFDMLCLGIPWFIKTAFINTSGPIEVNSSGLTYTAISLICSVGFIFLAVHLNGWKIDKKLGTICLVLYLVFTVLSILYELGIIGNNPTRVCGN, encoded by the exons ATGCGGGCGGGCGCGCGGCGGCGCGCGGCGCTGGTGCTGCTGGCGGCGCTGGCGGCCTGGGGAGCGCGGGCCCAGCGCCCCGGGGACCCCGCGG GAAACGGGACGCGTTGCATCCTCTCGTCTTCATCGGAGTTTCCTGAAGGATTTTTCACACCACAGGAGAGGAAGGATGGAGGAATCGTTATCTACTTCATAATTATACTGTACATGTTTTTGGCCGTGTCCATTGTGTGTGATGATTACTTCCTACCTTCCCTAGAGATCATCAGTGAAT GCCTTGGCCTCTCACAAGATGTAGCTGGAGCAACTTTTATGGCTGCTGGAAGCTCTGCTCCAGAGCTTGTCACTGCTTTTCTAG GAGCTTTTGTGACAAAGGGAGATATCGGCGTCAGCACCATCCTTGGATCAGCAATATATAATCTTCTCGGTATTTCTGCAGCTTGTGGGCTGTTTTCCAGTGTG GTTTCGAGGCTATCCTGTTGGCCGCTGTTCAGAGACTGTCTGGCATATACCATCAGTGCAGCAGCGGTCCTTGCGATGATATCTGACAGCAGAATTTACTG GTATGAAAGTGCATCCCTATTATTGATATATGGGTGTTATATTCTGGTACTATGTTTTGACATTAAAATCAACCAATACCTCATGAAAAAGTTCAGTCCCTGCTGCGCATGTTTTACAAAAGCCATGGAAGagagtgcagagcagcagccactggtTGGATGGAGGGACGAGAGTGGACCTCTAATTCGTCAACAGTCAAGAACAGACAGTGGAATTTTTCAAGATGAGCTGGACTACTCTCAACTTTCAACAAGCTTACATGGGCTCGATGAAATCTCTGAAG ATCATCCAAATGTCTTTACCATGCCTGAAGCAGATATGAAGAGAATTTTGTGGGTGTTATCCCTTCCTATTATCACACTACTGTATTTAACTATACCAGATTGCAGAAGACAGTTTTGGAGGAACTGGTTCATGGtgacatttttaatttcagcagCATGGATTTCTGCAATAACTTATGTTCTTGTATGGATGGTAACAATAGCAG GTGAAACTCTGGGAATCCCAGAGTCAGTCATGGGTCTCACACTACTCGCAGCAGGAACAAGTGTACCAGATACAGTTGCAAGTGTGCTGGTGGCTCGAAAAG GAAATGGAGATATGGCTATGTCTAACATTGTAGGATCCAATGTATTTGATATGCTGTGTTTGGGAATACCCTGGTTTATAAAAACTGCCTTCATAAATACATCAGGACCCATAGAAGTGAACAGCAGTGGTCTGACATACACAGCCATTTCTCTTATCTGttctgttggttttatttttctggcagTTCACCTGAATGGCTGGAAAATAGATAAAAAATTGGGAACAATTTGTCTTGTCCTGTACTTAGTATTTACTGTATTATCAATTTTATATGAACTTGGCATCATAGGAAACAATCCTACAAGGGTCTGTGGTAACTAG